The following coding sequences are from one Pseudonocardia sp. EC080619-01 window:
- the dnaN gene encoding DNA polymerase III subunit beta, translated as MKFRVERDVLADAAAWVARSLPARPPVPVLGGVLIQSDGSDETAGEKLTVSGFDYETSARVELDATVGEPGRMLVSGRLLADITRALPSKPVDLVVDGARATINCGNSRFSLPTMPVEDYPQLPDMPQKAGSVAADALAAAVAQVAVASGRDDTLPMLTGIRLEIEGSQLTLAATDRFRLAVRELEWSPEDASISTAVLIPAKTLAEVAKTLAGSGTVDVALSAGDGMLGLTGGGRRSTSRLLDAEFPRFRQLIPAEHTTAVELDVAMLVEAIKRVSLVADRVAQIRMEFGEDGLRLAAGGDDVGSAEEELPCALDGNPLTIAFNPGYLLDALGALHTDRAQLTFTTPNRPALVRPVPKPATDDGEAPSPEKSGYLHLLMPVRLPG; from the coding sequence ATGAAGTTCCGGGTCGAACGCGACGTCCTCGCGGACGCGGCCGCCTGGGTGGCCCGCAGCCTTCCGGCGCGCCCTCCGGTGCCCGTGCTCGGCGGGGTCCTGATCCAGTCCGACGGTTCCGACGAGACGGCCGGCGAGAAGCTGACCGTCTCCGGCTTCGACTACGAGACCTCGGCCCGGGTCGAGCTGGACGCGACCGTCGGTGAGCCGGGCCGGATGCTGGTCTCGGGCCGCCTGCTCGCGGACATCACCCGGGCGCTGCCGTCGAAGCCGGTCGACCTGGTGGTCGACGGGGCGCGCGCCACGATCAACTGCGGGAACAGCCGGTTCAGCCTGCCGACCATGCCGGTCGAGGACTATCCGCAGCTGCCCGACATGCCGCAGAAGGCGGGCTCGGTCGCCGCAGACGCGCTGGCTGCCGCCGTCGCACAGGTCGCGGTGGCCTCCGGTCGCGACGACACGCTGCCGATGCTGACCGGCATCCGGCTGGAGATCGAGGGATCGCAGCTGACGCTCGCCGCGACCGACCGGTTCCGACTGGCCGTCCGCGAGCTCGAGTGGTCCCCGGAGGACGCGTCGATCTCGACCGCGGTGCTCATCCCGGCGAAGACCCTCGCCGAGGTCGCCAAGACGCTCGCCGGTTCCGGGACGGTCGACGTCGCGCTGTCGGCCGGCGACGGGATGCTCGGGCTGACCGGCGGTGGCCGCCGCTCGACCAGCCGCCTGCTCGACGCCGAGTTCCCGCGGTTCCGCCAGCTGATCCCGGCCGAGCACACGACCGCGGTCGAGCTGGACGTCGCGATGCTCGTCGAGGCGATCAAGCGCGTGTCGCTGGTCGCGGACCGGGTCGCCCAGATCCGGATGGAGTTCGGCGAGGACGGCCTGCGCCTGGCCGCGGGCGGCGACGACGTCGGGTCCGCGGAGGAGGAGCTCCCCTGCGCGCTGGACGGGAACCCGCTGACCATCGCGTTCAACCCGGGCTACCTGCTCGACGCGCTCGGTGCCCTGCACACCGACCGGGCACAGCTGACCTTCACGACGCCGAACCGTCCGGCACTCGTCCGGCCGGTGCCCAAGCCCGCCACCGACGACGGCGAGGCGCCGTCGCCCGAGAAGTCCGGGTACCTGCACCTGCTGATGCCGGTCCGCCTGCCCGGCTGA
- the dnaA gene encoding chromosomal replication initiator protein DnaA, translating to MTDQPGDLGAVWNRVIADLSGSSADSGTPALSPQQRAFLRLTRPLGLLDGTALLAAPSEFAKDAIERILRRPISDALGRHLGVSVNLAVVVDASAASGGTEVPDPPGFGLPRGVTAGDSARDTGTPEAAASAALSEGSDDTSGTVALDDGTEPATGTGDDGPGTAADDLPAADTGRSRAYPSETTVSSGGWAPQPPSADSGSRDGGGTSWPAYTAPQAGDPVAPRSQTRLNERYTFDTFVIGASNRFSHAAAVAVSEAPARAYNPLFIWGESGLGKTHLLHAVGHYAQRLFPGMRVRYVSTEEFTNDFINSLRDDRKVAFQRRYRDVDVLLVDDIQFLEGKEGTQEEFFHTFNTLHNANKQIVVSSDRPPKRLETLEDRMRTRFEWGLITDIQPPELETRIAILRKKAAQDRLAVPGEVLEFIAERIERNIRELEGALIRVTAFASLNRQAVDTQLAEIVLRDLIPDSAASEITAPTIMAVTAEFFGVTLDDLSGPGKTKALAQARQIAMYLCRELTDLSLPRIGQTFGGRDHTTVMHADKKIRNEISLRRKTFEQVQELTARIKLRARH from the coding sequence ATGACCGACCAGCCGGGCGATCTCGGCGCGGTCTGGAACCGGGTCATCGCCGATCTGTCGGGCTCGTCGGCCGATTCGGGCACTCCCGCACTCTCCCCGCAGCAACGCGCGTTCCTCCGACTCACCCGCCCGCTGGGGCTCCTGGACGGCACCGCACTGCTGGCCGCCCCGAGCGAGTTCGCCAAGGACGCCATCGAGCGCATCCTCCGCCGGCCGATCAGCGACGCGTTGGGCCGCCATCTCGGGGTGAGCGTCAACCTGGCCGTCGTCGTCGACGCCTCTGCCGCCTCCGGCGGCACCGAGGTGCCCGACCCGCCCGGGTTCGGCCTGCCGCGCGGTGTCACCGCCGGCGACAGCGCGCGGGACACCGGCACACCCGAGGCCGCGGCCTCCGCAGCGCTGTCCGAGGGCTCCGACGACACCTCCGGGACCGTCGCCCTCGACGACGGGACCGAGCCGGCGACCGGCACCGGGGACGACGGGCCCGGCACCGCCGCGGACGACCTCCCGGCCGCCGACACCGGCCGGAGCCGGGCCTACCCGTCCGAGACGACCGTGTCGTCCGGGGGATGGGCACCGCAGCCGCCGTCGGCGGACAGCGGCTCGCGCGACGGCGGCGGGACCTCCTGGCCCGCCTACACCGCGCCGCAGGCCGGCGACCCGGTCGCGCCGCGGTCGCAGACCCGGCTCAACGAGCGCTACACCTTCGACACCTTCGTGATCGGGGCGTCGAACCGGTTCAGCCACGCCGCCGCTGTCGCGGTGTCCGAGGCGCCGGCGCGGGCGTACAACCCGCTGTTCATCTGGGGCGAGTCCGGACTGGGCAAGACCCACCTGCTGCACGCCGTCGGGCACTACGCCCAGCGGCTGTTCCCCGGGATGCGCGTCCGGTACGTCAGTACCGAGGAGTTCACGAACGACTTCATCAACTCCCTGCGGGACGACCGCAAGGTCGCCTTCCAGCGCCGGTACCGCGACGTCGACGTCCTGCTGGTCGACGACATCCAGTTCCTGGAGGGCAAGGAGGGGACGCAGGAGGAGTTCTTCCACACCTTCAACACCCTCCACAACGCGAACAAGCAGATCGTCGTCTCCTCCGACCGGCCGCCGAAGCGCCTCGAGACGCTCGAGGACCGGATGCGCACGCGCTTCGAGTGGGGGCTGATCACCGACATCCAGCCGCCCGAGCTGGAGACCCGGATCGCGATCCTCCGGAAGAAGGCCGCGCAGGACCGGCTCGCCGTGCCCGGTGAGGTGCTGGAGTTCATCGCGGAGCGGATCGAGCGGAACATCCGCGAGCTCGAGGGTGCGCTGATCCGGGTCACGGCGTTCGCGTCGCTGAACCGGCAGGCCGTCGACACCCAGCTCGCCGAGATCGTGCTGCGCGACCTCATCCCCGACTCCGCCGCATCCGAGATCACCGCGCCGACGATCATGGCTGTCACCGCCGAGTTCTTCGGCGTCACGCTCGACGACCTCTCCGGTCCCGGGAAGACGAAGGCGCTCGCCCAGGCCCGCCAGATCGCGATGTACCTCTGCCGCGAGCTGACCGACCTCTCCCTCCCGCGGATCGGGCAGACGTTCGGCGGCCGGGACCACACGACCGTCATGCACGCCGACAAGAAGATCCGCAACGAGATCTCGCTCCGGCGGAAGACCTTCGAACAGGTGCAGGAGCTGACCGCGCGGATCAAGCTGCGCGCCCGGCACTGA
- the rpmH gene encoding 50S ribosomal protein L34 has protein sequence MSKRTFQPNNRRRAKTHGFRLRMRTRAGRAILAARRRKGRNAVSA, from the coding sequence GTGAGCAAGCGTACTTTCCAGCCGAACAACCGCCGCCGTGCCAAGACGCACGGTTTCCGGCTTCGCATGCGCACCCGCGCCGGCCGGGCGATCCTCGCCGCGCGCCGCCGCAAGGGGCGCAACGCCGTCTCGGCCTGA
- the rnpA gene encoding ribonuclease P protein component, with protein MLPAHARLTRRPEFASTIKRGRRAGRSRLVVHLDLTRPGGVPEHASPRAGFVVSKAVGNAVVRHRVTRRLRHLVSDRMDQLPAGAALVVRALPPAGRATSAELGADLDSALRAARRPRRQRPAPESAR; from the coding sequence GTGCTGCCGGCACACGCCCGGCTCACCCGCCGGCCCGAGTTCGCCTCGACGATCAAGCGTGGCCGACGTGCCGGCCGGTCGAGGCTGGTGGTGCATCTCGACCTGACCCGCCCCGGCGGCGTGCCCGAGCACGCCTCGCCGAGGGCGGGTTTCGTCGTGAGCAAGGCCGTGGGCAACGCGGTCGTCCGGCACCGGGTGACCCGGCGCCTGCGGCACCTCGTCTCCGACCGCATGGACCAGCTGCCGGCGGGAGCCGCGCTCGTCGTCCGGGCGCTGCCCCCGGCGGGCCGGGCCACGTCCGCCGAACTCGGAGCGGATCTCGACTCGGCCCTGCGGGCGGCACGCCGTCCGCGCAGGCAGCGACCGGCTCCGGAGAGTGCGCGGTGA
- the yidD gene encoding membrane protein insertion efficiency factor YidD, which translates to MIRPEDAARDAVDDHTAGESPTGDEPTPVRPRSLGARAAVGAVRWYQVWISPNLMPSCRFHPSCSAYAVEALGVHGLIRGLGLTTWRLLRCAPWHPGGWDPVPPRRRRRGRRRPPAGEQPERPSTDPPRTEGFPSGTDR; encoded by the coding sequence GTGATCCGCCCCGAAGACGCGGCGCGGGACGCCGTCGACGACCACACCGCCGGCGAGTCGCCGACGGGCGACGAGCCCACCCCGGTGCGGCCCCGGTCGCTCGGGGCACGGGCCGCGGTGGGCGCCGTCCGCTGGTACCAGGTCTGGATCTCCCCGAACCTCATGCCCAGCTGCCGGTTCCACCCGAGCTGCAGCGCGTACGCCGTCGAGGCGCTGGGTGTGCACGGCCTGATCCGGGGGCTGGGACTCACCACGTGGCGGCTCCTGCGCTGTGCACCGTGGCACCCTGGCGGCTGGGACCCCGTGCCACCGCGACGACGGCGGCGGGGTCGGCGCCGTCCGCCCGCCGGCGAACAGCCGGAACGGCCGTCCACCGACCCGCCCCGAACCGAAGGCTTCCCGAGCGGCACGGACCGCTGA
- the yidC gene encoding membrane protein insertase YidC, giving the protein MLDFIYYPVSFIMWVWHKVFGFVLGEDSGFAWALSVVFLVFTLRLILYKPFVTQVRSMRKMQEMAPEMQKLRKKYANDRQKLATEMQKLQQQNGANPLMGCLPILVQIPVFIGLFHVLREFKPGKTENYFFNAQENASFVDSDLFGSKLGSAIFPLQNTASVTDLGGNYVAQWVVMVPLMIAAGIFTHITARHSVARQQAQIAAGTAAANPQAEIMQKLMLYVFPIGVVVGAPFLPLAVLFYWVSNNLWTLWQQHHVYKRIDAEESEKREKAVETAKSLAPRPGQKPVRKDGKGTAKDVRDIADEPLSEDEEAAAPKGSDGASAGSGADGGTADGTAANGTSAGGSGTNGSGTNGSGANGSAGNGEKKPGAKPVQRRQGAKSKRGKRR; this is encoded by the coding sequence GTGCTGGACTTCATCTACTACCCCGTCAGCTTCATCATGTGGGTCTGGCACAAGGTGTTCGGCTTCGTGCTGGGCGAGGACAGCGGCTTCGCGTGGGCGCTGTCGGTGGTCTTCCTGGTCTTCACCCTGCGGCTGATCCTCTACAAGCCGTTCGTCACGCAGGTCCGCTCCATGCGCAAGATGCAGGAGATGGCGCCGGAGATGCAGAAGCTCCGGAAGAAGTACGCCAACGATCGCCAGAAGCTCGCCACGGAGATGCAGAAGCTCCAGCAGCAGAACGGCGCCAACCCGCTGATGGGCTGCCTGCCGATCCTGGTGCAGATCCCGGTCTTCATCGGTCTGTTCCACGTGCTGCGGGAGTTCAAGCCGGGCAAGACCGAGAACTACTTCTTCAACGCCCAGGAGAACGCGTCGTTCGTCGACTCGGACCTGTTCGGGTCGAAGCTGGGTTCGGCGATCTTCCCCCTGCAGAACACCGCGTCGGTCACGGACCTGGGCGGCAACTACGTCGCGCAGTGGGTCGTGATGGTCCCGCTGATGATCGCGGCCGGCATCTTCACCCACATCACCGCGCGCCACTCGGTGGCCCGCCAGCAGGCGCAGATCGCGGCCGGTACCGCTGCGGCGAACCCGCAGGCCGAGATCATGCAGAAGCTGATGCTCTACGTGTTCCCGATCGGTGTCGTCGTCGGTGCGCCGTTCCTGCCGCTGGCCGTCCTCTTCTACTGGGTCTCGAACAACCTGTGGACCCTGTGGCAGCAGCACCACGTCTACAAGCGGATCGACGCCGAGGAGTCGGAGAAGCGCGAGAAGGCCGTCGAGACGGCCAAGAGCCTCGCCCCTCGCCCCGGCCAGAAGCCGGTCCGCAAGGACGGCAAGGGCACCGCGAAGGACGTCCGCGACATCGCCGACGAGCCGCTGTCCGAGGACGAGGAGGCTGCCGCGCCGAAGGGGTCCGACGGCGCCTCCGCCGGGTCCGGCGCCGACGGTGGGACCGCCGACGGCACCGCCGCCAACGGCACGTCCGCCGGCGGTTCGGGCACGAACGGTTCCGGGACGAACGGTTCCGGAGCGAACGGCTCCGCCGGGAACGGTGAGAAGAAGCCCGGGGCGAAGCCGGTGCAGCGCCGTCAGGGCGCCAAGTCCAAGCGCGGCAAGCGCCGCTGA
- a CDS encoding R3H domain-containing nucleic acid-binding protein, with translation MLIQEGDVAGDYLERLLDILDFDGDIDLDVEGGRAIVSIEGADDDTDLEKLVGDKGAVLESLQELARLAVQQQLGSRSRLMLDVAGWRKRRRDELTDLGLETAREVKSSGESARLRPMTPFERKVVHDAVATVKGVVSESEGEEPRRQVVVHRK, from the coding sequence ATGCTGATCCAGGAGGGCGACGTCGCAGGCGACTACCTGGAGCGCCTGCTCGACATCCTGGACTTCGACGGCGACATCGACCTCGACGTCGAGGGTGGCCGCGCGATCGTGAGCATCGAGGGCGCCGACGACGACACCGACCTGGAGAAGTTGGTCGGTGACAAGGGAGCGGTGCTGGAGAGCCTCCAGGAGCTCGCCCGGCTCGCCGTCCAGCAGCAGCTCGGCAGCCGCAGCCGCCTCATGCTGGACGTCGCCGGCTGGCGCAAGCGTCGGCGTGACGAGCTGACCGACCTCGGGCTGGAGACGGCGCGAGAGGTCAAGTCGTCCGGTGAGTCGGCCCGGCTGCGCCCGATGACGCCGTTCGAGCGCAAGGTCGTCCACGACGCCGTCGCGACCGTGAAGGGCGTCGTCAGCGAGAGCGAGGGCGAGGAGCCGCGCCGGCAGGTCGTCGTCCACCGCAAGTGA
- the rsmG gene encoding 16S rRNA (guanine(527)-N(7))-methyltransferase RsmG — MNGHREPVPEVAGTVFGERAGRAARYVEHLATSGIERGLIGPRELDRLWDRHVLNCAVLAEVVPPDAKVVDVGSGAGLPGIPLALARPDLRIVMIEPLARRVDWLDEVVSDLGLDVAVERGRAEEPAVLRRWEGADVVTARAVGPLARLAGLCLPLLRPGGAMLVLKGASAPDEIARDAEAVRALGGGDARLHEVGSGVVDPLTTVVEIPRIGAPRRTRRKERR, encoded by the coding sequence GTGAACGGACATCGGGAGCCGGTCCCGGAGGTCGCGGGCACGGTGTTCGGCGAGCGGGCCGGTCGGGCCGCCCGCTACGTCGAGCACCTCGCGACCTCCGGGATCGAGCGCGGCCTGATCGGGCCGCGGGAGCTGGACCGTCTGTGGGACCGGCACGTGCTCAACTGTGCGGTGCTCGCCGAGGTGGTACCGCCCGACGCGAAGGTCGTCGACGTGGGCTCCGGAGCGGGCCTTCCCGGGATACCGTTGGCGCTGGCCCGCCCGGATCTCCGGATCGTCATGATCGAGCCGCTGGCCCGACGGGTGGACTGGCTCGACGAGGTGGTCTCCGATCTCGGTCTCGACGTCGCCGTGGAGCGGGGGCGGGCCGAGGAGCCTGCGGTTCTGCGACGATGGGAGGGCGCCGACGTGGTGACCGCCCGGGCGGTCGGGCCGCTCGCCCGGCTCGCGGGGCTGTGCCTGCCGCTGCTCCGTCCCGGGGGTGCGATGCTGGTGCTGAAGGGTGCCTCCGCCCCGGACGAGATCGCGCGCGACGCGGAAGCGGTCCGGGCACTGGGGGGTGGTGATGCCCGGTTGCACGAGGTCGGCAGCGGTGTCGTCGACCCGCTGACCACGGTGGTCGAGATCCCCCGCATCGGCGCGCCCCGACGCACTCGCAGGAAGGAACGGCGATGA
- a CDS encoding ParA family protein has product MSLGWTPIADEAERAARVLHPDDHSMPRPAERRVLGVANQKGGVGKTTSTVNLAAALAMHGVRVLVVDLDPQGNASTALGVEHRTGTPSVYEVMLGEIPLEEAAAVSTASPNLLCIPATIDLAGAEIELVSMVARESRLSQALNEESLSKLDVDYVLIDCPPSLGLLTVNALVAASEVLIPIQCEYYALEGLGQLLSNIDLVRSHLNTSLHVSTILLTMYDGRTKLADQVTSEVRQHFGPTVLRTVVPRSVKVSEAPGYSQTVLAYDPGSRGAMSYVDAAREIAEHGASGAYRTGGR; this is encoded by the coding sequence GTGAGTCTCGGTTGGACCCCCATCGCGGACGAGGCCGAACGGGCCGCCCGCGTACTGCATCCCGACGACCACAGCATGCCGCGGCCGGCCGAACGACGGGTCCTGGGCGTCGCCAACCAGAAGGGTGGCGTCGGGAAGACCACGAGCACCGTCAACCTGGCCGCGGCGCTCGCGATGCACGGCGTGCGCGTGCTCGTCGTCGATCTCGACCCGCAGGGCAACGCCAGCACGGCGCTCGGCGTGGAGCACCGGACCGGCACGCCGTCGGTGTACGAGGTCATGCTCGGTGAGATCCCGCTCGAAGAGGCTGCGGCCGTCAGCACGGCGTCGCCGAACCTGCTCTGCATCCCGGCGACGATCGACCTCGCCGGTGCCGAGATCGAGCTCGTCAGCATGGTGGCCCGGGAGTCCCGGCTGTCCCAGGCGCTGAACGAGGAGTCCCTCTCGAAGCTGGACGTCGACTACGTCCTGATCGACTGCCCGCCCTCGCTCGGCCTGCTGACGGTGAACGCGCTCGTCGCGGCGTCCGAGGTCCTGATCCCGATCCAGTGCGAGTACTACGCGCTGGAGGGCCTCGGACAGCTGCTGTCGAACATCGACCTGGTGCGGTCGCACCTGAACACGTCGCTGCACGTGTCGACGATCCTGCTGACCATGTACGACGGCCGCACCAAGCTGGCCGACCAGGTCACCTCCGAGGTGCGCCAGCACTTCGGCCCGACGGTCCTGCGCACCGTCGTCCCGCGCAGCGTGAAGGTCTCGGAGGCGCCGGGCTACAGCCAGACCGTGCTCGCCTACGACCCCGGTTCCCGCGGCGCGATGAGCTACGTCGACGCCGCCCGTGAGATCGCCGAGCACGGCGCCTCGGGCGCGTACCGCACGGGCGGGCGCTGA
- a CDS encoding ParB/RepB/Spo0J family partition protein, translating into MAERKGGLGRGLAALIPTGPAEGGEQPGSNGAGAPLHRPAPAVQRDDAETETPVVDGGAEYREIPLKRIVPNPKQPRTQFDDEQLGELEHSIREFGLLQPIVVRRSGRDYELIMGERRWRAAQRAGLDTLPAIVRHTADDVMLRDALLENIHRVQLNPLEEAAAYEQLLGEFGVTHSELADRLGRSRPVVTNMIRLLKLPVTVQRRVAAGVLSAGHARALLGLEDAGRQEDLATRIVAEGLSVRATEEAVVLARQDGPPRERRARKRGEQRPEFTERADRLSDRFDTRVKVEMGQRKGRIVVEFGSVEDLDRITGMMGIREQD; encoded by the coding sequence ATGGCAGAGCGCAAGGGCGGCCTCGGCCGCGGCCTGGCCGCACTGATCCCGACCGGCCCGGCCGAGGGCGGGGAGCAGCCCGGATCCAACGGTGCCGGTGCGCCGCTGCACCGGCCGGCCCCGGCGGTGCAGCGCGACGACGCAGAGACCGAGACCCCGGTCGTCGACGGCGGCGCCGAGTACCGGGAGATCCCGCTGAAGCGGATCGTCCCGAACCCCAAGCAGCCGCGCACCCAGTTCGACGACGAGCAGCTCGGCGAGCTCGAGCACTCGATCCGCGAGTTCGGGCTGCTGCAGCCGATCGTGGTCCGCCGATCCGGCCGGGACTACGAGCTGATCATGGGCGAACGCCGGTGGCGTGCCGCCCAGCGGGCCGGTCTCGACACGCTGCCCGCGATCGTCCGGCACACCGCCGACGACGTCATGCTCCGCGACGCGCTGCTGGAGAACATCCACCGCGTCCAGCTGAACCCGCTCGAGGAGGCGGCCGCCTACGAGCAGCTGCTCGGCGAGTTCGGGGTGACGCACTCGGAGCTGGCCGACCGCCTCGGGCGCAGCCGCCCGGTCGTCACGAACATGATCCGGCTCCTGAAGCTCCCGGTGACGGTGCAGCGACGGGTCGCGGCCGGAGTCCTGTCCGCCGGACACGCGCGTGCGCTGCTCGGTCTCGAGGACGCGGGCCGGCAGGAGGACCTCGCGACCCGGATCGTCGCCGAAGGGCTGTCGGTCCGGGCGACCGAGGAAGCCGTGGTGCTCGCCCGCCAGGACGGACCGCCGCGGGAGCGTCGTGCCCGGAAGCGGGGCGAGCAGCGCCCGGAGTTCACCGAGCGGGCGGACCGGCTGTCGGACAGGTTCGACACCCGGGTCAAGGTCGAGATGGGTCAGCGGAAGGGCCGCATCGTCGTCGAGTTCGGTTCGGTCGAGGACCTGGATCGGATCACGGGGATGATGGGCATCCGCGAGCAGGACTGA
- a CDS encoding D-alanine--D-alanine ligase has product MSDRTVAVLAGGLSHEREVSLRSGRRLAGALRANGVDVREWDVDSALLERLHSDRPDVVAVALHGGEGENGAVQQILELLQIPFVGTPSGACRRAWDKPSVKAELVRAGLTTPDWVALPHSTFRELGAQGVLGAIVDRLGLPLVLKPDQGGSALGVQVVRSADDLPSAMVSSFAYADTVLAEQFVAGTEVAVSVVHDGDEARALPPVEVEVPSGFYDYTSRYTPGAATFHCPARLSSDVQQTLAETALTAHRLLGMRDVSRMDAIVDGDGRVHVLEMNVSPGLTDTSLLPTAVAADGSDLATVYQALVDRAATRDD; this is encoded by the coding sequence GTGAGCGATCGAACGGTGGCCGTGCTGGCCGGAGGTCTGTCCCACGAGCGCGAGGTGTCCCTGCGATCCGGTCGCCGGCTCGCGGGAGCGCTGCGGGCGAACGGCGTCGACGTGCGGGAGTGGGACGTCGACAGCGCCCTGCTGGAGCGGTTGCACAGCGACCGTCCGGACGTCGTCGCCGTCGCGCTGCACGGTGGCGAGGGGGAGAACGGTGCCGTCCAGCAGATCCTGGAGCTGCTGCAGATCCCGTTCGTCGGCACCCCCTCCGGAGCGTGCCGACGGGCCTGGGACAAGCCGAGCGTCAAGGCCGAGCTCGTACGGGCCGGACTGACGACTCCGGACTGGGTGGCGCTGCCGCACTCGACGTTCCGGGAGCTGGGCGCTCAAGGGGTGCTCGGCGCCATCGTGGATCGGCTGGGGCTGCCGCTGGTGCTGAAGCCCGACCAGGGCGGATCGGCGCTCGGCGTGCAGGTGGTCCGGTCCGCGGACGACCTCCCGTCCGCGATGGTCAGCTCCTTCGCCTACGCCGACACGGTGCTCGCCGAGCAGTTCGTCGCCGGGACCGAGGTCGCCGTGTCGGTCGTCCACGACGGCGACGAGGCGCGCGCGTTGCCCCCCGTGGAGGTCGAGGTGCCGTCCGGGTTCTACGACTACACCTCCCGCTACACACCGGGAGCCGCGACGTTCCACTGCCCGGCCCGGCTCTCCTCGGACGTGCAGCAGACGCTCGCCGAGACCGCCCTGACGGCGCACCGGCTGCTCGGGATGCGGGACGTGTCCCGGATGGACGCGATCGTCGACGGTGACGGCCGGGTGCACGTCCTCGAGATGAACGTGTCGCCGGGGCTGACCGACACGTCGCTGCTGCCGACCGCTGTCGCGGCCGACGGGTCGGATCTCGCGACCGTGTACCAGGCGCTCGTCGATCGCGCGGCGACCCGGGACGACTGA
- a CDS encoding PLP-dependent aminotransferase family protein: MASPDRPQQPDARRTAAAAAAAAAGEGSEVVPTSQDSSASPALLPPTERFAARTAGMTASEIRALFAVASRPEVVSLAGGMPNLAALPLQSLATEVAELVDTDGLTALQYGSAQGVPQLREQICEVMREEGIEGDPNDVVVTVGSQMALDLLTRIFVDPGDVVLAEGPSYVGALGSFAAYQARVVHVAMDEHGLVPELLHEALDSLARQGTTPKFLYTIPNFHNPAGVTLAHDRRPQILDLCRRYGVMVIEDNPYGMLGFTGEVHPALRSYDADVIYLGSFSKTFASGLRVGWALVPPLVRDRLVLAAESATLCPPSFTQMLVSRYLSHHDWRSQIKTFGENYRERRDAMLAALETYLPEGCSWTVPDGGFFVWLTVPPGVDTKAMLPRAVTARVAYASGTGFYADGFGSRQLRLSFCYPTPERITEGVRRLAAVLEAELDVVRTFGTSARTELSRGPQSPSPDTN, translated from the coding sequence ATGGCCTCGCCCGACCGCCCGCAGCAGCCCGACGCCCGCCGCACCGCGGCAGCGGCGGCGGCCGCAGCGGCAGGGGAGGGCAGCGAGGTCGTGCCCACCTCGCAGGACTCGTCGGCGTCCCCGGCGCTGTTGCCCCCGACCGAGCGCTTCGCGGCCCGTACCGCGGGGATGACGGCCTCGGAGATCCGGGCGCTGTTCGCCGTCGCGAGCCGCCCCGAGGTCGTCTCGCTGGCCGGCGGGATGCCGAACCTCGCCGCGCTCCCGCTGCAGTCCCTGGCGACCGAGGTCGCCGAGCTGGTCGACACCGACGGTCTGACCGCGCTGCAGTACGGCTCCGCCCAGGGTGTCCCGCAACTGCGCGAGCAGATCTGCGAGGTCATGCGGGAGGAGGGGATCGAGGGCGACCCGAACGACGTCGTCGTGACCGTCGGGTCGCAGATGGCGCTCGACCTCCTGACGCGGATCTTCGTCGACCCCGGTGACGTCGTGCTGGCCGAGGGGCCGTCCTATGTGGGCGCGCTCGGCAGCTTCGCCGCGTACCAGGCGCGGGTCGTGCACGTCGCGATGGACGAGCACGGGCTCGTCCCCGAGCTGCTGCACGAGGCACTCGACTCGCTCGCCCGGCAGGGGACCACCCCGAAGTTCCTGTACACGATCCCGAACTTCCACAACCCGGCCGGCGTGACGCTGGCGCACGATCGGCGCCCGCAGATCCTCGATCTCTGCCGCCGCTACGGCGTCATGGTCATCGAGGACAACCCGTACGGGATGCTGGGGTTCACCGGCGAGGTGCACCCCGCACTGCGGTCCTACGACGCCGACGTCATCTACCTCGGCTCGTTCTCCAAGACGTTCGCCTCCGGGCTGCGGGTCGGCTGGGCGCTGGTGCCCCCGCTGGTGCGCGACCGGCTGGTGCTGGCAGCCGAGTCGGCCACCCTGTGTCCGCCCTCGTTCACGCAGATGCTGGTCTCGCGGTACCTGTCGCACCACGACTGGCGCAGCCAGATCAAGACGTTCGGGGAGAACTACCGCGAGCGCCGGGACGCGATGCTGGCCGCGCTGGAGACGTACCTGCCCGAGGGATGCAGCTGGACGGTGCCGGACGGCGGCTTCTTCGTCTGGCTGACCGTCCCGCCGGGCGTCGACACCAAGGCGATGCTGCCGCGCGCGGTGACAGCACGGGTCGCGTACGCGTCCGGTACCGGCTTCTACGCCGACGGCTTCGGCAGCCGGCAGCTGCGCCTCTCCTTCTGCTACCCGACACCGGAGCGGATCACCGAGGGCGTCCGCCGGCTCGCGGCGGTGCTGGAGGCGGAGCTCGACGTCGTCCGGACCTTCGGGACGTCGGCGCGGACCGAGCTGAGCCGCGGGCCGCAGAGCCCGTCGCCCGACACGAACTGA